Within Leptospira noumeaensis, the genomic segment GAAAATCGCAAGGCCACTACTATGTGGATCCAAAATCGGGAAAACTTGTAAGATCAGCCTCTTCTTACGAACACCCACAACCTCATGCTTGTTTCATCCAATCTGTGGATGATGACTTAGTCAATGAGGGTGGAATCATGGATCTTTGGGTTCGTGAAGCTCGTCTTTTCAAATACGGTTCAGGAACGGGAACAAACTTCTCAAACTTACGTGCTGCCAATGAATCTCTTTCTGGTGGTGGAAAAAGTTCCGGGCTAATGTCTTTCCTTAAAATTGGGGACAGAGCTGCGGGAGCTATCAAATCGGGAGGAACCACTCGTCGTGCGGCAAAGATGGTTTGTCTTGATATGGACCACCCGGACATCGAAGAATTCATCGATTGGAAAGTGCAAGAAGAGAAAAAAGTGGCTTCCCTTGTTACAGGTTCCATTCTCAATAACCGCCTCCTCAATGATATTATGAGTGCTTGTACTTCCGCCAAACAAACACTTGGCGAAGAAGCCTACAACCCTACTGCCAATTTAGATCTAAAAAAAGCGATCCAAAAGGCAAGAAAGGCATTTGTTCCGGACAACTACATCAAACGAGTCATCGACCTTTCCAAACAAGGTTACAAAGACTTACTTTTTGAAGAATTAACCACTGACTGGCAATCCGAAGCCTACAACACGGTTTCTGGACAAAATTCCAATAACTCTGTGCGAATCACAAATGAGTTTATGGAAGCAGTCGAAAAAGACCTCCCCTTCCACCTTTATAACAGAACCGAAAAAGAAAAAGCAAAGGCCGCAAACAGAGAAGCAAAACCTTCTAAAACTTTACGTGCGCGTGATCTTTGGGAAAGAATTGCCAATGCTGCTTGGAACTCTGCAGATCCAGGAACACAGTATCACAGTACAATCAACGAATGGCATACTTGCCCAGAAGATGGTGCGATCAATGCATCGAACCCATGTTCGGAGTATATGTTCCTCGACAATACTGCATGTAACTTGGCTTCTGCGAATCTTGTTAAGTTCTTAAAAGAAGACGGAAGTTTTGATGTTGCGGGATACCGTTATTTAAACAAAATTTGGACCATCATCTTAGAAGTATCTGTCCTTATGGCACAGTTCCCTTCCAAAGAAATTGCCGAACTTTCCTACAAGTTTAGAACCCTAGGACTCGGGTATGCCAACCTTGGTTCTCTTCTTATGGTCATGGGAATTCCTTATGATTCACAAGAAGCGATGGCTGTGACTGGTGCGATTTCTTCCATCATGCATATGACTTCTTATGCAACCTCAGCAGAGATGGCAAAAGAACTCGGACCATTTGCCGGATACGAAAAAAACAAAGACCATATGCTTCGTGTCATTCGTAACCATAGACGTGCCGCTTACAATGCACCGAAAGAAGAATACGAAGGCCTTACTATCACTCCAGTGGGAATCAATCCATCTTTTCTTCCTTCCTACTTACTCGAAGCAGCGAAAGAAGATTCCGACAGAGCTTTGGAACTTGGTGAATTGTATGGGTATCGCAACGCACAAGTAACTGTGATTGCGCCAACGGGAACCATTGGTCTTGTCATGGACTGCGACACCACAGGAATCGAACCAGACTTTGCTCTCGTGAAATACAAAAAATTGGCTGGTGGTGGATATTTCAAAATCATCAACCAATCTGTTCCGGCTGCTTTAAAAAAACTTGGTTATAGCCAAGCAGAACAAGATGCCATTGTGAACTACTGTAAAGGCCATGCTACTTTCAACGGTGCTCCTGGTGTCAACACGGCTCGTTTGAAAGAAAAAGGTTTTACAGAAGATGTATTGGAAAAACTCGAAAAACAACTTCCATTTGTTTTTGATATCCAATTTGCTTTCAACAAATTTACGCTAGGCGAAGATTTCCTTTCCAAAACATTAGGAATTGAGGCAAACGTTTACAACTCAATGAGTTTTAATCTTTTGGAAACACTTGGGTTTTCTGCAGATGAAATCACACAAGCGAATGATTATGTTTGTGGAACCATGACCATCGAAAACGCACCTTTCATCAAAGAGAAGGATCTAGCAGTTTTTGATTGTGCAAACAAATGCGGAAAATACGGAAAACGTTTCTTATCTTATCAATCACATATCCGAATTATGGCTGCGGCACAACCATTCATTTCGGGTGCGATCTCCAAAACGATCAACCTTCCTGAGGAGGCAACCATCGAGGATGTTAAAAATGCATACCTCATGTCCTGGAAGGTAATGATCAAAGCTAACGCACTTTACCGTGACGGATCCAAACTTTCACAACCTCTTAACTCTGTATTCCAATTGTTAAGTGCTGTGGGTGAAGAAGAGGAAGAACTTCAAACTTCTTCTGCTCCAAAAACGGTAACGGAAGTGGCGGAAAAACTTGTTTATAAATACATTGCGGAAAGAAGAAAACTTCCTCACCGCCGTGCAGGTTATACACAAAAAGCAATGGTCGGTGGTCACAAAGTATATCTCCGCACAGGAGAATACGAAGATGGCCAACTCGGTGAAATCTTTATCGATATGCATAAAGAAGGAGCAGCTTTCCGTTCCCTTACGAACGCGTTTGCGATTGCAGTTTCTCTTGGCCTCCAACATGGAGTTCCGTTAGAGGAATTTGTCGAAGCATTCACTTTCTTCAAGTTTGAACCAAACGGTATGGTTTCTGGCAACCCTCACATTAAGATGTCAACTTCTGTGATCGATTACATCTTTAGGGAACTTGCCATTACTTACCTAGGAAGATACGACTTGGCACAAGTATCTCCCGAAGACTTAAGAACAGATGAAGTAGGCAGAAAAGCAGATCCGACAAAGGATCTGGTGGGAAAGCAGGAAAGTAGCGGACTCCGTGTTCCGCTACAAGTTTCTCCCATTTCCATGAAATCTGTTTTGGAAGAAAAACCGGAAGTTGTGGCAGTGGCTACTGGAACACAACCAACAGCAGCGCAGTCGGCAGCGGCAACTCTCAAAATCATTGGGGAAGCAAGAACCAAAGGTTATACAGGAGATTCCTGTACGGAATGTGGTTCCTTCCAAATGGTTCGTAACGGAGCTTGCCTGAAGTGTATCTCTTGTGGATCCACGACTGGTTGTTCGTAAAAACACAACAAACATCACTAAACTCTAATCTTTAATGTTAGAGTTTAGAGTTTAGAATTAATTAGAAAAAAGATCTCTCGGAATCATCCTTGAGATCTTTTTTTATCTCCTAATTCAACTACAGTTCACATTGAATTTCCGTTACCTGGAGTTATGCGACATTTTTCAAAATTACATCTATATGATCAGGAAGTTTAAAAATATATATTTGTTCTTACTAAATAATATTGGATTTTTAATTCTAATTCCAATCGTATTCTTTATTACACCCTTTACTTGCAACAATCACAACCAAGAAAATATACAAAAAGCTAGAAACATAAGAATAAAAGAAAATAAGTTGATTCTAAAAGCCTTCATAGCTACTAAATTGAAAGATGATAAATGCATTCCGGAAAATGCTTACTACAAGAACGTTTTTTTAACTTTGGATAAGAATAAGGAAACATACATTGTCACAAGCAAAACATTCGATTTATTAGAAGAAATAAGTATCGTTTATATCTTTGATTCCAAATTAAACAAAATTTTTGGGCCAGAAACTCAGGAAAGTTTTTCCCCTATCAATTATAGAGATTTAGATGAAGATTCTCAATTAGAAATTATCAACAACAACAGAATCTGGAAACTTAACAATAAAAGAAACATATTTGAAGAAAGTCAGGAGCTTTCCGATTGGAAATTTAATTTTTACAAAAGACTTTCTGCTGGCACTTTCGAAATATTCTTTATTGTAATCGCAATACTAATTACTATCTACGGATTTATTATTCACAATACTGTTCAAGATACTCTGGCCTCTCTAATTATTTGCTTTATATATCTAATAATTTTCTCTATCATTATAATACCTTGCTCATTTATTTTTGGAAAAATTGGATTTTTCTATTATCTTACTTATCCTTTTTTCTATAAATATATACATAAATTTACTTTATTTCTGCTTCTAAAACTAAACATCAAAACATTGGAAAAATTAAAAATTTTCTACGCAAAAAACGTCATATAACAGAGACTAACTGCTTCGCTTCGACACTTGCGGCCTCGTTCGGTCTGCGACACATAGGCTTCTGTCACTCGTTTGCATTCGCAAGCGTCGTGCCAGTCCATAACGTCCCGTTGGGACTCAGGACCAGCCTATGTCGGTTAGTCTAGTTCGATCTTAGCTGTTGTTGGTAATGGAAGATGAATTTTGAAGCATTGGGATTTAAGGAACTGGAGCCGGTTCGATAGAAGTATCTTCTGCTTTAGGAGAACCACCACCTAACTGATTCAAGTTGGGGAGATCCACCTTAGGAGCAGAAAAAGTACCACGAATCGGAATACAGGTTTTTCCGCCTTCTTGAGGAAGAAGTGCCACCATTCCAACAAGATCCTGGCGTTCCTGAGCAAATTTTTCATTCAATGTAAAACAAACCTTAAGATCCAACTGGGAAAACGAGGTAGTATCCGATAAACGAATCACACCTTGGAATTGAAATTTGGCAAGAGAAGACTCTAAACTTCCCCGTTCCAATAGTAACTTACCAGAACGAATTTTGAAAACAATATTCGCCTTACGAATGTCAGTTCCTTTAAGGCTACCTAAAAATGGAATTTCAGCAGATTCTTTGATTTTTCCACCGGATAGTTCAATTTCCCCTTCTCCATTCCATTTTGTAATTTTATCATCGAGTGGAGAAAGGCGAAGGGGGATGTCCAAAGACTGAATGCTCATCGCCCATTCGCTTCCTTCTAAATTAAAATAACCAATATTGGCATCACCATCTAATCTGGACTGCAAAAGTCCAAGGAGAGAAACACCTAAACTAATCTCTTCTGCTTTGATCGAAGTTCCTGTTGGGAAACTGGCAACAAAACTATCAAAAGATTTTCTCCCGATCATAGGGAAATGGATTTCTTTCGCATCCATAAAAATCCCAGTTTCTTTTCCGGATTTAATAAGAACAGAACGCACAATTTCGTTGAGTGGAAAAATAAATAGAGTAAAAACTAGAAAAGAAACAACAGCAATGGCAACTAAAGTAAAAATCTGTTTGCGGTTTACTTTGGAATGTTCTTCATCCCCATCTTCATCAAACAAATCACCATCGTCTTCTAAAAGACTTTCTTGAATCTCTTGGTCTTCTTCGTTAAGGAAATCTTCTTCCAATTCATTTTCTTTAGGCATATTATTTCCCTTTGGACAATCGACTGTAGGAAGAAACTTTTAAGTTCACGTCGTAGATTTCTTTTTCTGCAAATGGCTTTCGAAAACTAAGTAAATCCACTTTGGCTTGAATTTGTTTATTTTTTTCTATATCATAAACAAGTTTGATGATATCTTGCAAAAGGACGGAACGAAAAGATACATCAATCGTAATTTTATTATAGTCCTTTTGGATGACATTACTTGTATCCTTCATGGTTTGGACTTTGTCTTTTAAGTTGTAACGAACTAGAATTTGATCCAGTTTCGAATACATCACACTTACATCTTCTTCGCTTCCACCGGACTGTAATCCACGTAAATAATTGTATTCTCGGATCACTCGGTCAAGTTCTGTAGCTTGGGATCTGGTTTCAAAAATTTCTTCGGTAAGACTATTTCTCAAATCAGAAAACAGGGTGATGATTGTATAAATTCCAAGAAGTGCCACAAAACTGATGAGTCCAGTGACTAAAACACGTTCTCTATCATTCAAACGATCAAACATTATGGTTCATCCTTAGGAGTCACAACATCCATTTTGATTTTAAAACTGACTTTGAATTTGTTGACCCCAGTGATGAGTCTTTTGTTCTGAATTTGTATATTGGTAAATTTTTCAGATTTTTCTAGTGCGGACTGGATGGTTCCAATTTCACCAAATTCATTCACCCGTCCGTAAATTTGGATTTCCTTTTCCTCAAAATTAAACTGGTCTAAAATAAATGGTAAAACTTCTGGAGAAGGGAATTGTTCTGTGGCTTCGTTCAAAACATCCAGAACACTTTCTTGTGATAAAAACAAACGGTAAATTTCTGTTTTTTTCCGTTCTGCCTTTAATTTTTTATTAGCTGCAGCCAGAGGATCTTCTTCTTCCCCAAGCTCCCCACCAATTCCGTTTTTATATTTCTCCATTAACACACGTTTATTGGCAGAAATTTTGCGTTTATCCAAAACAATTCCAATCAAAAATACACCGAACAAAAGCACCAAGGAAATACTAACAAGAATTAGATGAGGTTTAAAAGCAGCTATCTTAAACCGATTGGTATGAATTCGTTTCGCAAATCCAGTTTCTAGAAAGTTGACTCGGTTACGCGACTCAAAATGAGTGCCAGTTGCCACAGCAGTCACAAAACTAGGGTCATTGATTCCTAAAAATTCATAACGTCCGGTTCTAATTCCAAGTTTTTCTTCTAAATAAGCAGTCAGGCCAGGATACAAACTTGCCCCACCAGATAATAAAATAAGGTTCGGCCTTTCTGTTTCAGGAAGAGAAAAAATACTATTTTCCACTTCATGGATGAGTTGGTCTAATTTCGCCAAAATAAACTTTCGAAGGGATTTCCACTGCGTGGAATTCATGTGAAATTTCGAAAGAAAACTGGACTCTTCCGATTTTTCCATCGTATCAAAAAGAAAACCAACTGGTAAAGATTCCTTTATTACGCGTGCATCTTCTAATTCAATCTTAAGTAGGTTTGCTATTTCGGAACTTACCTCTTCGCCACCGATATAAATTTGGCGGGTATGGCGAAGTTTTCCTTCAAAAAGAACATTTAAAATACTATACCTTCCACCCAAATCAAGTTGCAAGATGGTTTGATCTGCAAGTAACAAGGGATAGTTTTTTGTCACTAAAGAAGATAATGCAAAGGAATCGAGAGACAAACAAGATAAGGAGAGATCACCCTTTGCAAAAGGTTTTAGGGCACGTAGTAATTCCGAGTGATGGACATTAAACGATATTACTTCTGAGTTTTCTTTGTTTGCTCTCCAAGTTTTACCGATGACTTCCAGTTCCTCCATGGGATAAGGAACTAAGTTTTCTACTTCAAAGGGCAAAACTTCCTGAATGGCTTTTTCCGAAACGAGAGGAACGGTAAGGTCTCGAACAAATAAATTATGGATTCCTAAATTTAATAAAAACCTATTTTCTTCGGGAAAAAAACTTTGAATGAAACGGATGATATTGTATTCGAATGGGTCTCCCTCGGAATCATCTAGTTCCACAACAGGAAGACTTTCTGTTCGTAGGATGACAACTTTCCCCAGAACCTTTTTAAAAAGGACTCCCTTTAGAAACGTAGAACCATAATCGATAGCTAGGTATTGGTCAAATGATAACATAATTAATCTTCAGTATAGTATAACATTTGGTTGTTGGTAAGGTCAAAAAGACCAGATACCTTACGAACCACTTTATCCTTTATAATCCCAACCCCTGTGATTTTATAAACTTCGCCTTTGGTTTTGATTCGCCCACCAGAGACATCCGTTCCCTCTCCCGCAAGTTCCTTATACAGAGTGAGATCCCCTGTTGTTTTGACTTGGAATTCTGGTTCAGTCTCCAGATCTTTCAATTCTTTAATATAGCCTCCTTTCTGCAACTTGAGTTTCAAAATTTTCATGGCGGCTTGTTTGGTCATAAAGTCGGAAAGGGAAATGAGGACAAAATAGGGAGCCGTATTGATATTGATCCGGTCATCATAAGAATCACCCGCAGGCAAATAGGCAGTCACATTATTAGAGAGCACATAATCTTTATCGGAACGAAGGGCTCTTTCCTCCTCAGTCATAAAATCTTTGGCGTTATTTTTATCATAATCTTTGGGTTTTAAACTTTCGTAAACCACGGAACGGTCGAATCCTTTGACATTCAAAAGCTCTGAAAGGGAATAAAATGGGGCATTTTTGATTTTCCTCGGTGGAGTGAGCCTGTTATAGTAATACTGTTCGGCGCCACCCCCCGTTTCCTGGTGGTTCTCATCAATCCAGTCCAAAATGGGGGAAATCATTTCTCGTTTTAAACCAAATTGGTAAAAAAGTCGAGTCACCATCTCAATCGTTCTTTGGTTGGGCTGGTCATCATATATCTTCACGAGAGAGTTAATATTAATCTTTCCATCTTCAGGACTCATGGTGTAATAGATGACACCTCCACCGAGGGGGATGGGTGGTGGATCCATCGCAAGGCCAGACTGGTATAAAACCTCCTCTGGAATTTTTTTGAGTGCTCCGACTGCCCCCATAAACCCTGCTTTGGCGAGCATATGAGCACGAAATCCATCTGCCTGGGAACGAGCCACTCGGTATTCAGTAGCTGCGTCTTCAAAGAATTTGGAAGCCGTAAACAAAGATGCCGTACCTATGGCCATCACAAGAAGATAGACCATAAATCCTTGTTTTGCTTTTTTATTTGTAGAGGATAACTGGATGCGCCAGCGATTCATATTTAACAAATGCATTCCCCACAAGTGATATAATTTCAAACCGAATCAGTCTTGGAATTTTTTTTGTCGTACGGGAATTCCAATCATCAACCCATTTGTCTCCACGTTCCGAAAACTTCATTTGGAAACTTTTAACATTTTCAAGTAATACATGTTCGACTCCGCCTTGGGTAGGAAAGGTATCAATCATTTCATCTTCTCGTCGAATGAGATAAGACAATCCTTCCATTTTTGGATTGGGCATCTTACGTAAATAAAAAGAAACTTCTCTGACAGATGCTTGGCCTTCTTCTTCGGAATTGGGATTGGCTGTGGCAAAGACAACACGGTCATTCCTAGCTCCAGTCACTCCTTCCTGTTTGCCCACAAATAAAATACGTTTTTGGTTATCGATAAAATAAGTTCGAGTCAGAGTTCCCCGAATGTTCTCCATTGCATAAAGGATGTCTTTACGGTTTGCACCTTTGTTTGAAGCCCCTTTTCTTGAGATTTTATTTGCTGTGTAAAATACAGAAAAAATTCCTGTGAATATTACCGCCATAATCATCACAACGATGGATATCTCCACCAGTGTGAACCCACGTTTATGACGATAAACAAACATTAGTATTTTGTACTCCTGAATGTTTCTACGCTATAGGTTTCTTTTTTGTTCCCATCCATATAAAAAATAGAAACCTTCACTCGAAATACTTTTAAAACCCCTCCTGTTTCAAAACTTTTTTTCTGCCCCCTTTTTTTCATGAGATCACTAAAACCCAAATCCTTATCACCTAACATATCTTTTGGTGCTTTGTTACGAAGGGCTTCCGCATTGGGTCCACCTGCTAATTTCAGCAGATCCATTTCTTCTTCTTTGATTTCTGTTTCGAATGTGTATCCAGGGAAGGCTTCGATGGATCCGCGGGAGGTATCTGTTTGCATGGTGGTGGAAGAATCCACTTGTGCCATTTTGATTTTTGCTAAATGAACAGCATTAGCAAGCAACACTGCTTTTTTTTGGTAAGAGATTCCTTCTGCAATCAAAGAGTAAGTATAGGTCATCACCATGGCAGCCATAGCCATAGCAATCGTCACTTCAAAGAGTGTGAAGGCAGATCGAAAACGGTTATTTTGGTGGAGTTTTTGCATTGGAGTCCACCTGTTCATCTCTTTCATCTAAACCATATGACACTTTTTGAATTGGCCCCGAATCTGGTTCAGGAAAATACTCTGTTTTATGAATTTTGATTTTTCCGCCATACCTGTAAATTTGAATGGTACGTTTGATTTCGGAATCAGAGCCAACATATAATAGTAAATCCGTTGTGGTTCCTTGTGGAGTAAAAACAATTCGAATTTTACCTTCTGTTTTCGGTTTACCACCTAAGTCACGTACGCTGACAATTTTCGAATAGAAGGGAAGTGTTACTTTTTTTAAAATTGGTTCTTCTTCGAGCCCACCCTCTTCTCTTTTTAAAAGGAAAAACTGGTATTCTCTAGTTTCGAACTCATACTGGAATAAAACAGCTTGGTTAGTGAGTTGTGCTTTGTTGTATCCGAATTTAAAAGATTCTTGTAATTTAACAGCAATATCTTCCGTAGAAGGAATGATGAGGTTACGAAGAGTCCCTCCCACAATCACCATAATCAATCCAAGAATGGAAATAACAACGGCGATCTCAATGAGAGTGAGACCACCACGTAATTTCCGTTTGGCTTTCAAAACCGACTTTTTATCGGAAAGCGGCCGGGTAATCATCCGGGGAAAGGATATTAAAATCTTTATTTTTACCTTCTCCACCTTCTTTTTTATCTTCACCCAATGTAAAAACTTGAGGGAT encodes:
- a CDS encoding vitamin B12-dependent ribonucleotide reductase, translating into MKIERHFTKGNKGLYPNLTWVRKDSKITNTDGSVVFEANGVEVPDFWSQVATDILAQKYFRRKGVPKYLKKVAEKGIPEWLQRSVPDDEKLSALNPEDRFVGESDSKQVFQRLAGCWTYWGYKYGYFTDEDSARVFYEEVIFMLASQMAAPNSPQWFNTGLHWAYGIDGKSQGHYYVDPKSGKLVRSASSYEHPQPHACFIQSVDDDLVNEGGIMDLWVREARLFKYGSGTGTNFSNLRAANESLSGGGKSSGLMSFLKIGDRAAGAIKSGGTTRRAAKMVCLDMDHPDIEEFIDWKVQEEKKVASLVTGSILNNRLLNDIMSACTSAKQTLGEEAYNPTANLDLKKAIQKARKAFVPDNYIKRVIDLSKQGYKDLLFEELTTDWQSEAYNTVSGQNSNNSVRITNEFMEAVEKDLPFHLYNRTEKEKAKAANREAKPSKTLRARDLWERIANAAWNSADPGTQYHSTINEWHTCPEDGAINASNPCSEYMFLDNTACNLASANLVKFLKEDGSFDVAGYRYLNKIWTIILEVSVLMAQFPSKEIAELSYKFRTLGLGYANLGSLLMVMGIPYDSQEAMAVTGAISSIMHMTSYATSAEMAKELGPFAGYEKNKDHMLRVIRNHRRAAYNAPKEEYEGLTITPVGINPSFLPSYLLEAAKEDSDRALELGELYGYRNAQVTVIAPTGTIGLVMDCDTTGIEPDFALVKYKKLAGGGYFKIINQSVPAALKKLGYSQAEQDAIVNYCKGHATFNGAPGVNTARLKEKGFTEDVLEKLEKQLPFVFDIQFAFNKFTLGEDFLSKTLGIEANVYNSMSFNLLETLGFSADEITQANDYVCGTMTIENAPFIKEKDLAVFDCANKCGKYGKRFLSYQSHIRIMAAAQPFISGAISKTINLPEEATIEDVKNAYLMSWKVMIKANALYRDGSKLSQPLNSVFQLLSAVGEEEEELQTSSAPKTVTEVAEKLVYKYIAERRKLPHRRAGYTQKAMVGGHKVYLRTGEYEDGQLGEIFIDMHKEGAAFRSLTNAFAIAVSLGLQHGVPLEEFVEAFTFFKFEPNGMVSGNPHIKMSTSVIDYIFRELAITYLGRYDLAQVSPEDLRTDEVGRKADPTKDLVGKQESSGLRVPLQVSPISMKSVLEEKPEVVAVATGTQPTAAQSAAATLKIIGEARTKGYTGDSCTECGSFQMVRNGACLKCISCGSTTGCS
- the gspN gene encoding type II secretion system protein GspN; amino-acid sequence: MPKENELEEDFLNEEDQEIQESLLEDDGDLFDEDGDEEHSKVNRKQIFTLVAIAVVSFLVFTLFIFPLNEIVRSVLIKSGKETGIFMDAKEIHFPMIGRKSFDSFVASFPTGTSIKAEEISLGVSLLGLLQSRLDGDANIGYFNLEGSEWAMSIQSLDIPLRLSPLDDKITKWNGEGEIELSGGKIKESAEIPFLGSLKGTDIRKANIVFKIRSGKLLLERGSLESSLAKFQFQGVIRLSDTTSFSQLDLKVCFTLNEKFAQERQDLVGMVALLPQEGGKTCIPIRGTFSAPKVDLPNLNQLGGGSPKAEDTSIEPAPVP
- the pilM gene encoding cell division protein FtsA; this translates as MLSFDQYLAIDYGSTFLKGVLFKKVLGKVVILRTESLPVVELDDSEGDPFEYNIIRFIQSFFPEENRFLLNLGIHNLFVRDLTVPLVSEKAIQEVLPFEVENLVPYPMEELEVIGKTWRANKENSEVISFNVHHSELLRALKPFAKGDLSLSCLSLDSFALSSLVTKNYPLLLADQTILQLDLGGRYSILNVLFEGKLRHTRQIYIGGEEVSSEIANLLKIELEDARVIKESLPVGFLFDTMEKSEESSFLSKFHMNSTQWKSLRKFILAKLDQLIHEVENSIFSLPETERPNLILLSGGASLYPGLTAYLEEKLGIRTGRYEFLGINDPSFVTAVATGTHFESRNRVNFLETGFAKRIHTNRFKIAAFKPHLILVSISLVLLFGVFLIGIVLDKRKISANKRVLMEKYKNGIGGELGEEEDPLAAANKKLKAERKKTEIYRLFLSQESVLDVLNEATEQFPSPEVLPFILDQFNFEEKEIQIYGRVNEFGEIGTIQSALEKSEKFTNIQIQNKRLITGVNKFKVSFKIKMDVVTPKDEP
- a CDS encoding general secretion pathway protein GspK: MNRWRIQLSSTNKKAKQGFMVYLLVMAIGTASLFTASKFFEDAATEYRVARSQADGFRAHMLAKAGFMGAVGALKKIPEEVLYQSGLAMDPPPIPLGGGVIYYTMSPEDGKININSLVKIYDDQPNQRTIEMVTRLFYQFGLKREMISPILDWIDENHQETGGGAEQYYYNRLTPPRKIKNAPFYSLSELLNVKGFDRSVVYESLKPKDYDKNNAKDFMTEEERALRSDKDYVLSNNVTAYLPAGDSYDDRININTAPYFVLISLSDFMTKQAAMKILKLKLQKGGYIKELKDLETEPEFQVKTTGDLTLYKELAGEGTDVSGGRIKTKGEVYKITGVGIIKDKVVRKVSGLFDLTNNQMLYYTED
- a CDS encoding type II secretion system protein GspJ, giving the protein MFVYRHKRGFTLVEISIVVMIMAVIFTGIFSVFYTANKISRKGASNKGANRKDILYAMENIRGTLTRTYFIDNQKRILFVGKQEGVTGARNDRVVFATANPNSEEEGQASVREVSFYLRKMPNPKMEGLSYLIRREDEMIDTFPTQGGVEHVLLENVKSFQMKFSERGDKWVDDWNSRTTKKIPRLIRFEIISLVGNAFVKYESLAHPVILYK
- a CDS encoding prepilin-type cleavage/methylation domain-containing protein; the encoded protein is MAMAAMVMTYTYSLIAEGISYQKKAVLLANAVHLAKIKMAQVDSSTTMQTDTSRGSIEAFPGYTFETEIKEEEMDLLKLAGGPNAEALRNKAPKDMLGDKDLGFSDLMKKRGQKKSFETGGVLKVFRVKVSIFYMDGNKKETYSVETFRSTKY
- a CDS encoding type II secretion system protein gives rise to the protein MVIVGGTLRNLIIPSTEDIAVKLQESFKFGYNKAQLTNQAVLFQYEFETREYQFFLLKREEGGLEEEPILKKVTLPFYSKIVSVRDLGGKPKTEGKIRIVFTPQGTTTDLLLYVGSDSEIKRTIQIYRYGGKIKIHKTEYFPEPDSGPIQKVSYGLDERDEQVDSNAKTPPK